In Blastocatellia bacterium, the following are encoded in one genomic region:
- a CDS encoding tetratricopeptide repeat protein has product MPLCSSLLNRAAAICGVLALTFAVAIAYQPTAQRARKSSPATTPSAQATGALKVITGQAGSVVFINNVRHGATNDKGELDLPRVRAGSFPVRVRSVGFADWTGSVVVAANSSRTLKVTQSPIADEAALHYQKGDALRERGKNQEAVEEYRQALALRANFTEARIAMARSLIALQDFQGAEAQTTAALKVAGRTLAEAQTVLANMRRHQGLIEESIVEYRKAIRLAQGNAFEAHIGLAIALNEMNDPKLIDEIAREYRIGIIQDMETEPVLYYQLGEILEKAGRNKEAIAAYRNYLRLDPEGEYASAAESIIDRLKDENNDQQ; this is encoded by the coding sequence GTGCCTCTGTGTTCGTCTTTACTGAATCGCGCCGCCGCCATCTGCGGCGTGCTCGCGCTCACCTTCGCCGTGGCCATAGCCTATCAGCCGACGGCGCAACGGGCGCGCAAATCGTCTCCCGCAACAACTCCTTCAGCCCAGGCGACCGGCGCGCTGAAAGTCATCACCGGTCAGGCGGGCTCGGTCGTCTTCATCAACAACGTGCGCCACGGCGCGACCAACGATAAAGGCGAGCTTGATCTGCCGCGGGTGCGCGCCGGCTCGTTCCCTGTGCGTGTGCGCTCGGTCGGCTTTGCGGACTGGACCGGCTCAGTCGTCGTCGCCGCCAATTCATCGCGCACCTTGAAGGTCACGCAATCGCCTATCGCAGATGAGGCGGCGCTGCATTATCAGAAAGGTGACGCGCTGCGCGAGCGCGGCAAGAACCAAGAAGCCGTCGAAGAGTACCGGCAAGCCCTGGCGCTTCGCGCGAACTTTACCGAAGCGCGCATCGCCATGGCGCGCAGCCTGATTGCGCTGCAAGATTTTCAGGGAGCCGAGGCGCAAACCACGGCGGCGCTCAAAGTCGCGGGCCGCACGCTCGCCGAGGCGCAGACCGTGCTCGCCAACATGCGCCGCCATCAGGGGCTCATCGAAGAATCAATCGTTGAGTACAGGAAAGCCATTCGCCTGGCGCAGGGCAATGCGTTTGAGGCGCACATCGGCCTGGCCATCGCGCTCAACGAGATGAACGACCCGAAATTGATTGACGAGATTGCCCGCGAGTATCGCATCGGGATCATTCAAGATATGGAGACCGAGCCGGTGCTTTATTATCAGCTCGGCGAGATACTGGAGAAAGCCGGGCGCAACAAAGAGGCGATTGCCGCCTATCGCAATTACTTGCGGCTCGACCCCGAAGGCGAATATGCTTCCGCGGCTGAATCGATCATCGATAGATTGAAAGACGAGAACAACGACCAGCAATGA
- a CDS encoding iron-sulfur cluster assembly accessory protein produces the protein MKVLQLTEQAAARIREIMRDNGLTEGGLRVGVQGGGCSGLSYNLALDTEQRPGDRVFEHDGVKVFVDMKSLLYLNGATLDWKDEGLMQRGFTFINPNSSGDCGCGESFAV, from the coding sequence GTGAAGGTGCTTCAACTGACGGAACAAGCGGCGGCGCGGATTCGTGAGATCATGCGCGATAACGGCTTGACGGAAGGCGGCCTGCGCGTCGGCGTGCAGGGCGGCGGCTGTTCCGGCCTGAGCTACAACCTGGCGCTCGACACCGAGCAGCGCCCCGGGGATCGCGTCTTCGAGCATGACGGCGTCAAAGTCTTTGTTGACATGAAGAGCTTGCTTTATCTGAATGGCGCGACGCTCGACTGGAAAGACGAAGGCTTGATGCAGCGCGGCTTCACATTCATCAACCCGAACTCTTCGGGCGACTGTGGCTGCGGCGAATCGTTCGCGGTCTAG
- a CDS encoding aminotransferase class I/II-fold pyridoxal phosphate-dependent enzyme: protein MSKQIISHKAEQFTESVIREMTRQAHLYGAINLSQGFPDFAAPEEIKLAACDAIMADINQYAITWGAKNFRNAIAEKAAWYLGMEIDPEREVCVTCGSTEAMMAAMMAIINPGDEVIVFEPFYENYGPDAILSGATPRYVTLYAPDWHFDETELAAAFNDHTKAIIINTPNNPTGKVFSREEMQVIAGLCQKWNVIAITDEIYEHILFNGKQHVALATLDGMRDRTITINGLSKTYSVTGWRVGYTIAPPEITLAIRKVHDFLTVGAAAPLQEAGAHALRLPRSYYDKLQASYDEKRQRLLAVLKEVGFRCYDPDGAYYVMTDISAFGYDDDVAFAKFLVKEIGVAVVPGSSFYHEPQLGRHQVRFTFCKREETLAAAEERLQKLKTLTP from the coding sequence ATGAGCAAACAGATCATTTCTCATAAAGCCGAGCAGTTCACCGAATCGGTCATTCGCGAGATGACCCGGCAAGCGCACCTCTACGGCGCCATCAACCTGTCACAGGGCTTCCCCGATTTTGCCGCGCCCGAAGAGATCAAGCTCGCCGCCTGCGACGCCATCATGGCCGACATCAATCAATACGCCATCACCTGGGGCGCGAAAAATTTTCGCAACGCCATTGCCGAAAAGGCGGCATGGTATCTCGGCATGGAGATAGACCCTGAGCGCGAAGTCTGCGTCACCTGCGGCTCGACCGAGGCGATGATGGCGGCGATGATGGCGATCATCAACCCCGGCGACGAGGTGATCGTCTTCGAGCCGTTTTACGAGAACTACGGCCCGGACGCGATTCTGTCGGGAGCAACGCCGCGCTACGTGACGCTCTATGCCCCCGACTGGCATTTCGATGAAACGGAGCTCGCCGCCGCTTTCAACGATCATACGAAAGCCATCATCATCAACACGCCGAACAACCCGACCGGCAAGGTTTTCAGCCGCGAAGAGATGCAGGTTATTGCCGGGCTTTGCCAGAAATGGAATGTCATCGCCATCACCGACGAAATCTACGAGCACATTCTCTTCAACGGCAAGCAGCACGTGGCGCTCGCGACGCTCGACGGCATGCGCGACCGGACGATCACCATCAATGGTTTGTCGAAGACCTACTCGGTAACCGGCTGGCGGGTCGGCTACACGATTGCGCCGCCCGAGATCACGCTGGCGATTCGTAAGGTGCATGACTTTTTGACGGTCGGCGCGGCGGCGCCTTTGCAGGAAGCCGGCGCGCATGCGCTACGGTTGCCGCGCTCATATTACGACAAGCTGCAAGCGAGCTACGACGAAAAGCGTCAGCGCCTACTCGCGGTGCTGAAAGAGGTTGGCTTTCGCTGCTACGACCCGGACGGCGCCTATTACGTGATGACCGACATCAGCGCCTTCGGCTACGACGACGATGTCGCGTTTGCGAAATTCCTGGTGAAAGAGATTGGCGTCGCGGTCGTTCCCGGCAGCAGCTTTTACCACGAGCCGCAGCTTGGCCGGCATCAGGTGCGCTTCACCTTCTGCAAGAGAGAAGAAACGCTCGCGGCTGCCGAAGAGCGCCTGCAAAAACTCAAGACATTGACGCCCTAA
- the iscU gene encoding Fe-S cluster assembly scaffold IscU, whose amino-acid sequence MAYSDKVIDHYNNPRNVGSLDKKDPNVGTGLVGAPECGDVMKLQIKINPETQIIEDAKFKTFGCGSAIASSSLATEWVKGRSVDEALTIKNTEIVKELNLPPVKIHCSVLAEDAIKAAIRDYKEKAGSNEEQREEVTAGA is encoded by the coding sequence ATGGCTTATTCAGATAAAGTGATTGACCACTACAACAACCCGCGCAACGTCGGCAGCCTCGACAAGAAAGACCCCAACGTCGGCACAGGGCTGGTCGGCGCGCCGGAGTGCGGCGACGTGATGAAGCTGCAAATCAAGATCAACCCGGAGACGCAGATCATCGAGGATGCCAAGTTCAAGACCTTCGGCTGCGGCTCGGCCATCGCCAGCTCAAGCCTGGCGACCGAGTGGGTCAAGGGCCGTTCGGTCGACGAGGCGCTGACGATCAAGAATACCGAGATCGTTAAAGAGCTGAACCTGCCGCCGGTCAAGATTCACTGCTCGGTGCTTGCGGAAGACGCCATCAAAGCGGCCATCCGTGACTACAAAGAGAAAGCCGGCAGTAATGAAGAACAGCGCGAAGAAGTCACCGCTGGTGCGTAA
- a CDS encoding transglycosylase SLT domain-containing protein, giving the protein MLYLIRRARRPFAVINRRLLATALPLLLVVSLTTPLTVSCQRKSSSGDRGIAELSALVESNQGRPAPADLQRIESAYSRSRAAALARFLRGYLYYTSQNYAAAVEALDARAIDEATAIGDYALFYRAESEAASDARSQARRDFSSLYSKYPDSLKAHAARLRAADMAVALGDPESARREVSRMAEADDPDAVYIAAQAAELTGKTDDAIKLYRKIYYELAATRASVQAEQRLAALGAAVKDHPGTLDEERARADALLESKQFNEAAQAYTNLLTRFPEAASNDAIQLHLGKSLLGARQTAQAVTPLARVSEANAELKAEALFNQAEALRRSNRAAESGVIVDRLLKQNGKSRWAQDALYNLARDLDKADHDAEAMTRYRQIVALYPKSQYAAEASYNLGWYAYRMKQYADAARLLEQHLASYRYPDSKFIGEAGFWGAKSEERLGNPGRALALYDLVNQRYRYGYHGYLAGMRAAKLRAADPSLKAEAIKSGSDLERIRQNVTYVEKIEETADGSEKAFLARADDFEVIGLGELAIKELNTAQEHAPTSPRINLRIAQYYARRGENFQATLMLRRGYPDIYSYQEADVPREAWEIMFPLIAWTTIKQEAKRYGIDPYMAAGLIRQESVFNPMAISRVGARGLMQVMPATGQLISRKQGGGSITAADLYNPAINVKLGMNYLAQMLGQFGRIEYAAAAYNAGPGRAQRWLAERGGLDIEEWIETIPFTETRGYVQGVLRYAANYRRFYKE; this is encoded by the coding sequence ATGTTGTACCTGATCCGTCGTGCGCGCCGACCGTTTGCGGTCATCAACCGGCGCTTGCTTGCGACCGCCTTGCCGCTCTTGCTGGTGGTGAGCCTCACCACGCCACTGACCGTTTCATGTCAGCGCAAGTCATCAAGCGGGGATCGCGGCATCGCCGAACTGAGCGCGCTAGTTGAAAGCAATCAGGGTCGGCCCGCGCCCGCCGACTTGCAGCGCATCGAATCGGCTTACTCGCGCAGCCGCGCGGCGGCGCTGGCGCGCTTTCTCCGCGGTTATCTTTATTACACTTCGCAGAACTATGCCGCGGCGGTCGAAGCCCTCGATGCCCGCGCCATTGATGAGGCGACGGCCATTGGCGATTACGCGCTCTTTTATCGCGCCGAAAGCGAAGCCGCGAGCGATGCCCGCAGCCAGGCGCGGCGCGATTTCAGTAGCCTCTATTCAAAGTATCCCGACTCGCTGAAGGCTCACGCCGCTCGCTTGCGCGCCGCCGATATGGCCGTGGCGCTGGGTGACCCGGAGAGCGCCCGCCGCGAAGTCTCGCGCATGGCCGAAGCCGATGACCCGGACGCCGTCTACATCGCGGCGCAGGCTGCCGAGTTGACCGGCAAGACCGACGATGCGATTAAGCTCTACCGTAAGATTTATTACGAACTGGCGGCGACCCGCGCCAGCGTCCAGGCCGAGCAGCGGCTGGCGGCGCTGGGCGCGGCGGTCAAAGATCATCCGGGCACGCTCGACGAAGAGCGGGCGCGTGCCGATGCGCTGCTGGAATCGAAGCAGTTCAACGAGGCGGCGCAGGCTTACACCAACCTGTTGACGCGCTTCCCCGAAGCCGCCTCCAATGATGCGATTCAATTGCATCTTGGCAAGAGCCTGTTAGGTGCGCGGCAAACGGCGCAGGCGGTCACGCCGCTAGCGCGCGTCAGCGAAGCCAACGCCGAGTTGAAAGCCGAAGCGTTGTTTAATCAAGCCGAAGCCTTGCGGCGCTCGAACCGCGCCGCGGAATCCGGCGTCATCGTTGACCGCTTGTTGAAGCAGAACGGCAAGAGTCGGTGGGCGCAGGACGCGCTCTACAACCTGGCGCGCGACCTCGACAAGGCCGACCACGACGCTGAGGCGATGACACGTTACCGGCAGATCGTCGCTTTGTACCCGAAATCACAATATGCCGCTGAAGCCTCGTACAACCTCGGCTGGTACGCTTACCGAATGAAGCAGTACGCGGACGCGGCGCGGTTGCTTGAGCAGCATCTCGCAAGCTACCGCTATCCCGACTCCAAGTTTATCGGCGAAGCCGGTTTCTGGGGCGCAAAGTCCGAAGAGCGCCTGGGCAATCCGGGGCGCGCGCTGGCGCTCTACGACCTGGTCAACCAGCGTTACCGTTATGGCTATCACGGTTACCTCGCGGGCATGCGCGCCGCCAAGCTGCGCGCCGCCGATCCGTCGCTTAAAGCCGAAGCCATAAAATCGGGCAGCGACCTTGAGCGCATTCGGCAGAATGTCACCTATGTCGAGAAGATCGAAGAGACCGCCGATGGCTCGGAGAAAGCGTTCTTAGCCAGGGCCGACGACTTTGAAGTCATCGGGCTGGGTGAGCTGGCGATCAAGGAGCTGAACACGGCGCAGGAACACGCGCCCACTTCGCCGCGGATCAATCTGCGTATCGCGCAATACTACGCGCGGCGCGGCGAAAATTTTCAGGCGACCCTGATGCTGCGGCGCGGCTACCCTGACATTTACTCGTACCAGGAAGCGGACGTGCCGCGCGAGGCGTGGGAAATCATGTTTCCGCTCATCGCCTGGACGACCATCAAGCAGGAAGCCAAACGTTATGGCATCGATCCTTACATGGCCGCGGGGCTGATCCGTCAGGAGAGCGTCTTTAACCCGATGGCCATCTCGCGGGTCGGGGCGCGTGGCCTGATGCAAGTGATGCCGGCGACCGGCCAGCTGATTTCGCGCAAGCAGGGAGGCGGCTCGATCACGGCGGCGGATTTATATAATCCGGCGATCAACGTCAAGCTCGGCATGAATTACCTGGCGCAGATGCTCGGCCAGTTTGGCAGGATCGAATATGCGGCGGCGGCCTACAACGCCGGGCCGGGGCGCGCGCAACGCTGGCTCGCCGAGCGCGGCGGCCTCGACATCGAAGAATGGATCGAGACGATTCCTTTCACCGAAACGCGCGGCTATGTCCAGGGCGTGCTGCGTTACGCGGCAAACTACCGCAGGTTCTATAAAGAGTAG
- a CDS encoding IscS subfamily cysteine desulfurase, with protein sequence MALKLPIYMDYHATTPVDPRVFEAMRPYFTEIFGNAASRNHEFGWQAEEAVENARKQVADLIGATSKEIVFTSGATESDNLAIKGVADMYYERGDHIITVVTEHKAVLDTCKKLEKRGFKVTYLPVASDGLISPDDVKRALTDKTILVSVMHANNEIGVLQPIAEIGKVCKERGVLFHTDATQSVGKVPFNVNEMNVDLVSVSAHKMYGPKGVGALYVRRRNPRVMLAPMVDGGGHERGMRSGTLNVTGIVGLGKAAEIARTDMESDSARILGLREKLRRGLMDELPDVYVNGSMEHRLPGNLNISFAYVEGESLLMGINDIAVSSGSACTSASLEPSYVLKALGVGEELAHSSIRFGLGRFNTEEEVDYTINRVNEAVNRLRELSPLWEMVQEGVDLSKVQWAGE encoded by the coding sequence ATGGCGCTGAAGCTCCCGATTTATATGGACTATCATGCGACGACGCCGGTTGACCCGCGCGTCTTCGAGGCGATGCGTCCCTACTTCACTGAAATCTTCGGCAACGCCGCGAGCCGCAATCATGAATTCGGCTGGCAGGCCGAAGAGGCGGTCGAAAACGCCCGCAAGCAGGTTGCCGACCTGATCGGCGCGACCTCGAAAGAGATTGTCTTCACCAGCGGCGCGACCGAATCCGACAACCTGGCGATCAAAGGCGTCGCCGATATGTATTACGAGCGCGGCGACCACATCATCACCGTGGTCACCGAGCATAAGGCGGTCTTAGACACCTGCAAGAAGCTTGAGAAGCGTGGCTTCAAAGTGACCTATCTGCCGGTTGCGAGCGACGGCTTGATTTCGCCCGATGATGTGAAGCGCGCCCTCACCGACAAGACGATTCTGGTTTCGGTGATGCACGCCAACAACGAGATCGGCGTCCTTCAGCCGATTGCCGAGATCGGCAAAGTCTGCAAAGAGCGCGGCGTGTTGTTCCACACCGACGCGACGCAGTCGGTCGGCAAGGTGCCGTTCAACGTCAACGAGATGAACGTTGATCTGGTTTCCGTCAGCGCCCACAAGATGTATGGGCCGAAAGGCGTCGGGGCGCTCTATGTGCGCCGGCGCAACCCGCGCGTGATGCTGGCGCCGATGGTGGATGGCGGCGGTCACGAGCGCGGCATGCGCAGCGGCACGTTGAACGTCACAGGCATTGTTGGCCTCGGCAAAGCCGCCGAGATCGCCAGAACGGATATGGAAAGCGACAGCGCGCGCATTCTTGGTCTGCGCGAGAAGCTGCGGCGCGGTCTTATGGACGAGCTTCCCGATGTCTACGTCAACGGCAGCATGGAACATCGCCTGCCGGGCAACCTGAACATCTCGTTCGCCTACGTCGAAGGCGAATCGTTGCTGATGGGCATCAACGACATCGCTGTTTCTTCGGGGTCGGCTTGCACGTCGGCGAGCCTGGAGCCGAGCTACGTGCTCAAGGCGCTGGGCGTCGGCGAAGAACTGGCGCATAGCTCGATTCGCTTCGGGCTTGGCCGCTTCAACACCGAAGAGGAAGTCGATTACACGATTAACCGCGTCAATGAAGCGGTCAACCGACTGCGCGAGCTGTCACCGCTGTGGGAGATGGTGCAGGAAGGCGTTGACCTCAGCAAAGTGCAGTGGGCCGGCGAGTAG
- a CDS encoding Rrf2 family transcriptional regulator — protein sequence MQISTKGKYAVRAMLDIAQNSNGGPVALGAISKREGISLLFLEQIFQPLRKGNIVNSIRGPHGGYVLARDAGEITIGEIVRLIEPPLYTSSCFSNDGSVDNCRISDSCIGGAIWKQLTEHVDNFLDSITLADLANKSKPEVVYGLRIKSQRILEQARGDKPSPEAKAEELAETAEVA from the coding sequence ATGCAGATTTCGACGAAAGGCAAATATGCGGTGCGCGCGATGCTCGACATTGCGCAGAACTCCAACGGCGGGCCGGTGGCGCTTGGGGCGATCTCGAAGCGCGAAGGCATCTCGCTGTTGTTTCTCGAACAGATCTTCCAGCCGTTGCGCAAAGGCAACATCGTCAACAGCATTCGCGGGCCGCATGGCGGTTACGTGCTGGCGCGCGACGCCGGCGAGATTACCATCGGCGAGATTGTGCGTTTGATCGAGCCGCCGCTTTACACCAGTTCTTGTTTCAGCAATGACGGCTCGGTTGACAATTGCCGCATCTCTGATTCCTGTATCGGCGGCGCGATCTGGAAGCAACTGACCGAGCACGTCGATAATTTTCTGGATTCGATCACGCTCGCTGACCTGGCCAACAAGTCGAAGCCCGAAGTGGTTTACGGTTTGCGCATCAAGTCGCAGCGCATTCTGGAGCAGGCCCGCGGCGATAAGCCATCGCCTGAGGCGAAAGCGGAAGAGCTAGCGGAAACCGCGGAAGTGGCTTGA
- the hscB gene encoding Fe-S protein assembly co-chaperone HscB, with protein MAEASTSEVTSRACPHCGAASDGAHFCAACGGVLPLAADLDYFAFFGLPRKLGLDETELEKNFYALSRQLHPDYFMNASDAERQASVERASRLNDAYRTLRDRTARAQYLLRLAGYKEAEKQAPPDLLEEVFELNMQIEEMKAAKKMGDADEVEQARAALDAALSGLKDKLSDIDARLFALFADWDAAVDRDADEAARKSVLDRMSQLLSHRSYVRNLVRDIREEL; from the coding sequence ATGGCCGAAGCTAGCACCAGCGAAGTCACGTCGCGCGCCTGTCCGCATTGCGGGGCGGCGTCTGATGGCGCGCATTTCTGCGCCGCCTGTGGCGGTGTTCTGCCGCTCGCCGCCGACCTGGATTATTTCGCTTTCTTCGGCCTACCGCGCAAGCTCGGCCTCGATGAAACAGAGCTGGAGAAGAATTTCTACGCGCTCAGCCGCCAGCTTCATCCCGATTACTTTATGAACGCCTCGGACGCCGAGCGCCAGGCCAGTGTCGAGCGCGCCTCGCGGCTCAACGACGCCTACCGCACACTGCGCGACCGCACGGCGCGGGCGCAGTACCTGCTCAGGCTTGCCGGCTACAAGGAAGCCGAAAAGCAAGCGCCGCCCGACCTGCTCGAAGAGGTCTTCGAGCTGAATATGCAGATCGAAGAGATGAAGGCCGCAAAGAAAATGGGCGACGCCGACGAAGTCGAACAGGCGCGCGCGGCGCTCGACGCAGCGCTCAGCGGGTTGAAAGATAAATTGAGTGACATTGACGCGCGACTCTTCGCGCTGTTCGCGGATTGGGATGCAGCGGTTGATCGCGATGCCGACGAAGCGGCGCGCAAATCGGTGCTCGACCGCATGAGCCAGTTGCTGTCGCACCGCTCGTACGTTCGCAATCTCGTTCGCGACATCAGAGAGGAATTGTAA